Proteins encoded in a region of the Streptomyces sp. NBC_00258 genome:
- a CDS encoding ABC transporter ATP-binding protein, with the protein MATALAKAADTGTSVASAARIEHVSKSFTTPAGQQLVLDDITLDVAPGEFVTLLGASGCGKSTLLNLVAGLDKPSAGTIGTDGRPALMFQEHALFPWLTAGKNIELALKLRGMPKTERRVKAEELLELVRLKGAYGKRVHELSGGMRQRVALARALAQDSKLLLMDEPFAALDAITRDVLHDELTRIWRETSVSVLFVTHNVREAVRLAERVVLLSSRPGRIAHEWTVDIPQPRRIEDSAVAELSVEITEQLRGEIRRHGQH; encoded by the coding sequence ATGGCAACCGCCCTCGCCAAGGCCGCCGACACCGGCACGTCGGTAGCATCCGCCGCGCGGATCGAGCACGTCTCGAAGTCCTTCACCACACCCGCCGGCCAACAGCTCGTCCTGGACGACATCACCCTCGATGTCGCGCCCGGCGAGTTCGTCACCCTCCTGGGAGCCTCCGGCTGCGGCAAGTCCACCCTGCTCAACCTCGTCGCCGGACTCGACAAACCATCGGCCGGCACCATTGGTACCGACGGCCGCCCCGCGCTGATGTTCCAGGAACACGCCCTGTTCCCCTGGCTGACCGCGGGCAAGAACATCGAACTCGCCCTGAAACTGCGCGGCATGCCCAAAACGGAACGGCGGGTGAAGGCGGAGGAGCTGCTGGAACTCGTCCGACTCAAGGGCGCCTACGGCAAGCGGGTGCACGAACTGTCCGGCGGAATGCGCCAGCGGGTCGCCCTGGCCCGCGCACTCGCCCAGGACAGCAAACTGCTCCTGATGGACGAACCCTTCGCCGCCCTCGACGCCATCACCCGCGACGTGCTGCACGACGAACTCACCCGCATCTGGCGCGAGACCAGCGTGTCGGTCCTCTTCGTCACCCACAACGTCCGCGAAGCGGTACGCCTCGCCGAGCGCGTGGTCCTGCTCTCCTCGCGTCCGGGGCGGATCGCCCACGAGTGGACGGTCGACATCCCGCAGCCACGCCGTATCGAGGACTCCGCCGTCGCGGAACTGTCCGTCGAGATCACCGAACAACTGCGTGGGGAGATCCGCCGCCATGGCCAGCACTGA
- a CDS encoding ABC transporter permease, protein MASTETNAVKDGNDLAGLEAGLDALETVQTGRAPFRRTFVEKIFPPIVAVALVLVVWQVLVWAKVTDSYKLPAPSAVWDEVREAWLQGTLLEYIWTSVSRGLLGFLMALVIGTPLGLLVARVKFVRAAIGPILSGLQSLPSVAWVPPAVLWLGLNDSMMYAVILLGAVPSIANGLVSGVDQVPPLYLRAGRTLGATGLRGTWHIVIPAALPGYLAGLKQGWAFSWRSLMAAEIIASSPDLGIGLGQLLENGRTANSMSMVFLAILLILIVGIAIDLLIFSPLERRVLRSRGLLVKS, encoded by the coding sequence ATGGCCAGCACTGAGACGAACGCCGTCAAGGACGGCAACGATCTCGCCGGACTCGAAGCGGGCCTGGACGCCCTGGAGACCGTCCAGACCGGGCGGGCCCCGTTCCGCAGGACCTTCGTGGAGAAGATCTTTCCCCCGATCGTCGCCGTGGCGCTGGTGCTGGTGGTCTGGCAGGTCCTGGTCTGGGCGAAGGTCACCGACAGCTACAAACTGCCCGCACCGTCCGCGGTCTGGGACGAGGTCAGGGAGGCCTGGCTCCAGGGCACGCTCCTGGAGTACATCTGGACCAGCGTCTCGCGCGGCCTGCTCGGCTTCCTCATGGCCCTGGTGATCGGCACCCCGCTCGGTCTGCTGGTCGCCCGCGTGAAGTTCGTCCGCGCGGCGATCGGCCCGATCCTGTCCGGACTGCAGTCGCTGCCGTCGGTGGCGTGGGTGCCGCCGGCCGTCCTGTGGCTCGGGCTGAACGACTCGATGATGTACGCGGTGATCCTGCTCGGCGCCGTCCCCTCGATCGCCAACGGACTCGTCTCCGGCGTCGACCAGGTACCCCCGCTCTACCTGCGGGCCGGCCGCACACTCGGCGCCACCGGACTGCGCGGCACCTGGCACATCGTGATCCCCGCCGCCCTGCCCGGCTACCTCGCCGGCCTCAAGCAGGGCTGGGCCTTCTCCTGGCGCTCCCTCATGGCCGCCGAGATCATCGCCTCCTCCCCCGACCTGGGCATCGGCCTCGGCCAACTCCTGGAGAACGGCCGCACCGCCAACAGCATGTCCATGGTCTTCCTCGCCATCCTCCTCATCCTGATCGTCGGAATCGCCATCGACCTGCTGATCTTCAGTCCGCTGGAGCGGCGGGTACTGCGCAGCCGCGGTCTCCTCGTGAAGAGCTGA
- a CDS encoding sirohydrochlorin chelatase translates to MPRPVLLVIAHGSRDPRHAATVHALVRRVRALRPGVRVETGFLDFNIPSVSGVLESLAAEGVRDVVALPLLLTRAFHAKSDIPAVLSEAPARLRIRQAEVLGPSPLLTAALERRLYEAGLSPADKSSTGVVLASAGSTDPEAIAVIAEIAREWRRTGWCAVRPAFASASLPRTGDAVRELRALGCARVAVAPYVLAPGFLPDRIARGAAEADVLADVLGASPEVARVLLHRYDAARTPALTAIGA, encoded by the coding sequence ATGCCTCGACCGGTACTTCTCGTCATCGCCCACGGCAGCCGCGACCCGCGCCATGCCGCGACCGTGCACGCCCTGGTGCGGCGCGTACGGGCCCTGCGCCCGGGCGTGCGCGTGGAGACCGGCTTCCTGGACTTCAACATCCCTTCGGTCTCGGGGGTGTTGGAGTCACTGGCGGCGGAGGGCGTACGTGACGTAGTGGCCCTCCCTCTGCTCCTGACCCGGGCCTTCCATGCGAAGTCGGACATCCCGGCGGTGCTGAGCGAGGCTCCGGCCCGGCTGAGGATCCGGCAGGCCGAGGTGCTCGGTCCGTCGCCACTGCTGACCGCCGCGCTCGAACGGCGGTTGTACGAGGCGGGGTTGTCCCCCGCCGACAAGTCCTCGACCGGGGTCGTGCTGGCCTCGGCGGGGTCCACGGACCCGGAGGCGATCGCAGTGATCGCAGAAATCGCGCGGGAGTGGCGGCGGACCGGTTGGTGTGCCGTGCGGCCTGCGTTCGCCTCCGCGTCGTTGCCTCGTACGGGGGATGCGGTGCGGGAGTTGCGTGCCCTTGGGTGCGCGCGGGTGGCTGTCGCGCCGTACGTCCTGGCTCCCGGCTTCCTGCCGGATCGGATCGCGCGGGGGGCGGCCGAGGCGGACGTTCTCGCCGACGTCCTCGGCGCGTCCCCGGAGGTGGCCCGCGTCCTCCTGCACCGGTACGACGCCGCCCGAACCCCGGCGCTGACGGCGATCGGCGCCTGA
- a CDS encoding TIGR03086 family metal-binding protein → MVECAAEAARVARGVTAEQLAGTTHCPDWDVRALVNHWVLYTSHGLEHRALRKPLPESLTGRDFAAEPGWASAYAAQLDRAVAVWADPVVWEGEVDLGMGSMAAPELASMIVKEMAVHGWDVATATGQQYRISDVAARVVLDVVVTHGDLYRQYDGFAPAVPAPSDASTFTRALALSGRDPRLSHATS, encoded by the coding sequence ATGGTCGAGTGCGCCGCCGAGGCCGCACGTGTCGCGCGCGGGGTCACCGCGGAGCAGCTCGCCGGGACCACCCACTGTCCGGACTGGGATGTCCGGGCTCTGGTGAACCACTGGGTGCTCTACACCTCCCACGGTCTGGAGCACCGGGCGTTGCGCAAGCCGCTGCCCGAGTCGCTGACCGGGCGGGATTTCGCTGCCGAGCCCGGGTGGGCGTCGGCGTACGCCGCCCAGCTGGACCGGGCGGTTGCCGTGTGGGCCGATCCGGTGGTGTGGGAGGGGGAGGTGGACCTGGGCATGGGATCCATGGCGGCTCCCGAGCTGGCCTCGATGATCGTGAAGGAGATGGCGGTGCACGGGTGGGACGTCGCTACGGCGACCGGCCAGCAGTACCGCATCTCCGACGTGGCCGCCCGCGTCGTCCTGGACGTCGTAGTCACCCACGGCGACCTCTACCGCCAGTACGACGGCTTCGCCCCCGCGGTCCCGGCGCCTTCCGATGCCTCCACCTTCACGCGTGCCCTCGCCTTGAGCGGCCGCGACCCCCGACTGTCCCACGCGACCTCCTGA
- a CDS encoding ketopantoate reductase family protein, whose product MRYIIIGAGAVGGAIGGRLAGSGHDVVLVARGAQYEALRERGLRLVTPDGPHTHRPPVVDGPHALGELGADDVLVLAVKTQDSEAALEAWGPVPVAGGGTAAERLPLVCAQNGVESQRLALRRFRRVYGVCVWLPATFVEPGVVSTAGTPLTGILHLGRYPHGTDETARTIAADLTASRFEAPVVADVTRWQYAKLLGNLANSIEAVSGVLTSEEGIALYGRVRAEGEAVLAAAGIPYASEEEQKEARADKIRFEPFDGSERGAGSSWQSLNRGTGTIEADYLNGEIALLGRLHGVPTPLNDLLQRLANVFARERRAAGSMPVDELVRLSDDAVAFVQEGAGPRP is encoded by the coding sequence ATGCGCTACATCATCATCGGAGCAGGGGCTGTGGGCGGGGCCATCGGCGGTCGCCTCGCGGGATCGGGACACGACGTGGTGCTGGTCGCGCGGGGCGCGCAGTACGAGGCGCTGCGCGAGCGGGGGCTGCGCCTGGTGACGCCCGACGGCCCGCACACCCATCGGCCGCCCGTCGTCGACGGGCCGCACGCGCTCGGCGAACTCGGCGCCGACGACGTGCTCGTACTCGCCGTCAAGACGCAGGACAGCGAGGCGGCACTGGAGGCATGGGGACCCGTGCCCGTGGCGGGCGGCGGCACGGCGGCCGAGCGGCTGCCGTTGGTCTGCGCGCAGAACGGCGTGGAGAGCCAGCGGCTCGCGCTGCGCCGCTTCCGGCGGGTGTACGGGGTGTGCGTGTGGCTGCCCGCGACGTTCGTCGAGCCGGGGGTGGTGTCCACCGCCGGTACGCCGCTCACCGGGATCCTGCACCTCGGACGGTATCCGCACGGCACGGACGAGACGGCGCGGACTATTGCCGCCGACCTGACCGCGTCCCGCTTCGAGGCGCCGGTCGTGGCCGACGTGACGCGCTGGCAGTACGCCAAGCTCCTCGGCAACCTCGCCAACTCGATCGAGGCGGTCAGCGGCGTGCTCACCAGCGAGGAGGGCATCGCGCTCTACGGCCGGGTGCGTGCCGAGGGGGAGGCCGTGCTGGCCGCCGCGGGCATCCCGTACGCCTCCGAGGAGGAGCAGAAGGAGGCCCGCGCCGACAAGATCCGCTTCGAGCCCTTCGACGGGTCCGAGCGGGGCGCCGGGTCGTCGTGGCAGTCGCTGAACCGTGGCACGGGGACCATCGAGGCGGACTATCTCAACGGGGAGATCGCCCTGCTGGGGCGGTTGCACGGCGTACCGACGCCGCTCAACGACCTGCTGCAGCGGCTCGCCAACGTCTTCGCTCGTGAGCGGCGGGCGGCCGGTTCGATGCCGGTGGACGAACTCGTACGGCTGTCCGATGACGCTGTCGCGTTTGTTCAAGAGGGGGCGGGGCCGCGTCCCTAG
- a CDS encoding transglutaminase-like domain-containing protein, with product MDSHDFHLKQSPYSDPGAVPAGLPADPRELAALVRNLLIHREEGGHFGYAMPDKRRHEDAEARYVSEILRILRERAQAPLTEHRELGERFAGTCRDFALLLCAFLRATGTPARVRCGFATYFEDGSSLVTHGDHWVTEYRLPDGSWQLADAQVADGAHDVPFDPLDVPRDQFLVAGTAWQACRARDADPDAFGIPLPTGTLQGLWFVRCNVVRDLAALGGVEVLPWDAWGLAAKDEPEVTADDLALLDTVAAATATEAVSPEEIRRLYADPRLTVPAEITSHTTYLGVRKVRLPESLRG from the coding sequence ATGGACTCCCACGACTTCCACCTCAAGCAGAGCCCGTACAGCGACCCCGGAGCCGTACCGGCCGGTCTGCCCGCAGACCCGCGTGAACTCGCCGCCCTCGTAAGGAACTTGCTCATCCACCGGGAGGAGGGCGGGCACTTCGGGTACGCGATGCCCGACAAGCGCCGTCACGAGGACGCCGAGGCCCGGTACGTGAGCGAGATCCTGCGGATCCTTCGCGAGCGCGCACAGGCGCCGCTCACCGAACACCGGGAGCTCGGCGAGCGGTTCGCCGGCACATGCCGGGACTTCGCGCTGCTGCTGTGCGCGTTCCTGAGGGCGACGGGCACCCCCGCCCGCGTCCGGTGCGGCTTCGCCACCTACTTCGAGGACGGCTCCTCCCTCGTGACCCACGGGGACCACTGGGTCACCGAATACCGTCTGCCGGACGGCAGTTGGCAGCTCGCGGACGCCCAGGTGGCCGACGGGGCGCACGACGTGCCCTTCGATCCGCTGGACGTCCCGCGGGACCAGTTCCTCGTCGCCGGAACCGCCTGGCAGGCGTGCCGGGCGCGCGACGCGGACCCCGACGCCTTCGGGATCCCTCTCCCCACGGGCACCCTGCAGGGTCTGTGGTTCGTGCGCTGCAACGTCGTACGGGACCTCGCGGCCCTCGGCGGGGTGGAGGTGCTGCCGTGGGACGCGTGGGGGCTGGCGGCGAAGGACGAGCCGGAGGTGACCGCGGACGATCTCGCGCTGCTCGACACGGTGGCCGCGGCCACGGCCACCGAGGCCGTGTCGCCCGAGGAGATCCGGCGCCTGTACGCGGACCCCCGCCTCACCGTCCCGGCGGAGATCACCTCGCACACGACCTACCTCGGTGTCCGGAAGGTCAGGCTCCCCGAGAGCCTTCGGGGCTGA
- a CDS encoding nuclear transport factor 2 family protein, with the protein MADHGPAVEAAIEGELRLLDPEIRRSPELLGELLHPDFHEFGVSGRHWDRASIIDALATAKEPGTGLGITSRVTGVELAPDLVHLTFDTEHNGRHAHRSSLWRRTGEGWLLYFHQGTPFSPEGSRGA; encoded by the coding sequence GTGGCTGACCACGGCCCCGCCGTCGAGGCGGCCATCGAGGGCGAACTGCGCCTCCTCGACCCGGAGATCCGCCGCTCGCCCGAACTCCTCGGGGAGCTGCTGCACCCCGACTTCCACGAGTTCGGCGTCTCCGGGCGGCACTGGGACCGGGCCTCGATCATCGACGCACTGGCCACGGCGAAGGAGCCGGGGACCGGCCTCGGCATCACCTCCCGGGTGACGGGCGTCGAGCTCGCCCCCGATCTGGTCCACCTCACCTTCGACACGGAACACAACGGCCGTCACGCACACCGGAGTTCGCTGTGGCGGCGGACGGGGGAGGGGTGGCTGCTGTACTTCCACCAGGGAACGCCGTTCAGCCCCGAAGGCTCTCGGGGAGCCTGA
- a CDS encoding DUF1697 domain-containing protein — MTTYAALLRGINVGGSRKVPMAELRTLMEGLGHAGVRTYLQSGNAVFSSGHGDEDTLAAELSGALEKSFGFTVDVLVRDHAYLRAVLDACPFPAADLEGKQLHATYFSEPVDAERFASVDQQAFLPEEFRLGDRVLYLYAPDGLGRSKLAETLSKPRMSKGIIATTRNWNTVTKLAELTSG, encoded by the coding sequence ATGACGACGTACGCGGCACTGCTGCGCGGGATCAACGTGGGCGGCAGCAGGAAGGTGCCGATGGCCGAGCTGCGCACCCTCATGGAGGGTCTCGGACACGCGGGTGTCCGTACGTATCTCCAGAGCGGGAACGCCGTCTTCTCCAGCGGCCACGGCGACGAGGACACGCTCGCCGCGGAGCTGTCGGGGGCGCTGGAGAAGAGCTTCGGCTTCACGGTCGACGTCCTGGTGCGCGACCACGCCTATCTCCGGGCCGTCCTCGACGCCTGCCCGTTCCCGGCCGCCGACCTGGAGGGGAAGCAACTGCACGCCACCTACTTCTCCGAGCCGGTCGACGCCGAGCGCTTCGCGTCGGTCGACCAACAGGCCTTCCTGCCCGAGGAGTTCCGCCTCGGCGACCGTGTCCTCTACCTGTACGCCCCCGACGGCCTCGGCCGCTCCAAGCTGGCGGAAACCCTGTCGAAGCCCCGGATGTCGAAGGGCATCATCGCCACCACACGGAACTGGAACACCGTCACCAAACTCGCGGAGCTGACCAGTGGCTGA
- a CDS encoding MMPL family transporter, with amino-acid sequence MGNGDTRVRGIAARAGGWSARHRWAAVGIWLLFVVLAMGLGSAAGTVELKDSDQLSGETGRAAAIAEEAGIDEPAGETVLIQGKDAGVKATSAEFRAAVDAVMKAVEGTGKVTDVTSPYDTDTISKDGRSALVQFDMRGDADTAGERVEPVLKAVDEVQKNHEAVRIEEIGGASMNKTFDDAFGDDFKQAEYSAVPVALGILLVAFGALVAALVPVLLAITAIMATMGLMGIVSHFQPMDDASSSVMLLVGLAVGVDYCLFYLRREREERAAGRDPETALRIAAATSGRAIVVSGVTVCVAMAGMLFTGIATFKAMGLASLMVVAVAMVGSVTVLPAVLSLLGTRVEKGRIPFLHPDKRRKTNGGSDNGSRFWTGVLRVVLAKPAISLVVATGALLAIAAPALGMKTQNLTLDQEFGDSLPIVATYERVNEAFPGGSDPAEVVVKADDINSAEVKSAIADFRERAVSSGASRGPVEVKVHDSKNVAFVYVPLVGGSNLDKAEKSLEIIRDDVRPATFGKVDGVEAPVTGQVAGSKDFNDQLVSAVAPVFAFVVVFAFLLMLLSFRSLTIAITSIVLNLLSVGAAYGILVAVFQHGWGASLVGAEGVGAIITWLPLFLFVILFGLSMDYHVFVVSRIREARLRGLTTRDAIQHGVVTTAGVITSAAVIMVAVFAIFGTLSMQSMKQMGVGLAAAVLIDATIIRGVLLPAVMAMLGERNWYFPKWLNRLPDLSHDESPEAAASPPPPAVEGERVRV; translated from the coding sequence ATGGGGAACGGAGACACGCGGGTACGGGGCATAGCGGCCCGGGCCGGCGGCTGGAGTGCCCGGCACCGCTGGGCGGCCGTCGGGATCTGGCTGCTGTTCGTCGTCCTGGCAATGGGGCTCGGCTCGGCGGCGGGCACGGTCGAGCTCAAGGACAGCGATCAGCTCAGCGGCGAGACAGGCCGGGCCGCGGCCATCGCGGAGGAAGCGGGAATCGACGAGCCGGCCGGGGAGACCGTGCTCATCCAGGGCAAGGACGCGGGGGTCAAGGCGACGAGCGCCGAGTTCCGCGCCGCCGTCGACGCCGTGATGAAGGCGGTCGAGGGCACCGGCAAGGTGACCGACGTGACCTCGCCGTACGACACGGACACGATCTCGAAGGACGGCCGCAGCGCGCTCGTGCAGTTCGACATGCGCGGCGATGCGGACACGGCGGGCGAGCGGGTGGAGCCCGTTCTGAAGGCCGTCGACGAGGTACAGAAGAACCATGAGGCGGTGCGGATCGAGGAGATCGGCGGCGCCAGCATGAACAAGACGTTCGACGACGCGTTCGGCGACGACTTCAAGCAGGCCGAGTACTCCGCCGTCCCCGTGGCCCTCGGCATCCTGCTGGTCGCGTTCGGGGCGCTGGTGGCGGCGCTGGTTCCGGTCCTGCTCGCGATCACCGCGATCATGGCCACGATGGGCCTGATGGGGATCGTCAGTCACTTCCAGCCGATGGACGACGCGTCGAGCTCCGTGATGCTGCTCGTCGGCCTGGCGGTCGGCGTCGACTACTGCCTGTTCTATCTGCGGCGCGAACGTGAGGAGCGCGCGGCGGGCAGGGATCCCGAGACCGCGCTCCGGATCGCCGCAGCGACCAGCGGCCGCGCCATCGTCGTCTCCGGTGTCACGGTGTGCGTCGCGATGGCGGGCATGCTGTTCACCGGAATCGCCACCTTCAAGGCGATGGGCCTGGCCTCGCTGATGGTCGTGGCGGTCGCCATGGTCGGCTCGGTGACGGTGCTGCCCGCGGTCCTCTCGCTGCTCGGTACGCGGGTCGAGAAGGGCCGGATCCCGTTCCTGCACCCGGACAAGCGCCGCAAGACCAATGGCGGTTCCGACAACGGGAGCCGGTTCTGGACGGGCGTGCTGCGTGTGGTGCTGGCCAAGCCGGCGATCTCGCTGGTCGTCGCGACCGGCGCACTGCTGGCCATCGCGGCTCCCGCGCTCGGCATGAAGACCCAGAACCTCACACTGGACCAGGAGTTCGGCGACTCGCTGCCGATCGTGGCGACGTACGAGCGGGTCAACGAGGCCTTCCCGGGTGGTTCCGACCCGGCCGAGGTGGTCGTCAAGGCCGACGACATCAACTCCGCCGAGGTGAAGTCCGCGATCGCCGACTTCCGTGAGCGGGCGGTCAGTTCGGGTGCCTCACGCGGCCCGGTCGAGGTCAAGGTGCACGACTCGAAGAACGTCGCCTTCGTGTACGTGCCGCTGGTGGGCGGTTCGAACCTCGACAAGGCCGAGAAGAGCCTGGAGATCATCCGCGACGACGTCCGTCCGGCGACATTCGGCAAGGTCGACGGGGTCGAGGCCCCGGTGACCGGTCAGGTCGCGGGTTCCAAGGACTTCAACGACCAGCTCGTCAGCGCGGTCGCCCCGGTCTTCGCCTTCGTCGTGGTCTTCGCCTTCCTGCTGATGCTCCTGTCGTTCCGCTCGCTGACGATCGCGATCACCTCGATCGTCCTCAACCTCCTCTCGGTGGGGGCGGCCTACGGCATCCTGGTCGCCGTCTTCCAGCACGGCTGGGGCGCGTCGCTGGTGGGCGCGGAGGGCGTGGGCGCCATCATCACCTGGCTGCCGCTGTTCCTCTTCGTGATCCTCTTCGGGCTCTCGATGGACTACCACGTGTTCGTGGTCTCGCGAATCCGTGAGGCGCGGCTGCGGGGGCTGACGACCCGGGACGCCATCCAGCACGGGGTGGTCACGACGGCCGGTGTCATCACCAGCGCCGCCGTCATCATGGTCGCCGTCTTCGCGATCTTCGGCACGCTGTCCATGCAGTCCATGAAGCAGATGGGTGTGGGCCTCGCGGCCGCGGTCCTCATCGACGCGACGATCATCCGCGGTGTGCTGCTCCCGGCGGTCATGGCCATGCTCGGCGAACGCAACTGGTACTTCCCGAAGTGGCTGAACCGTCTGCCGGACCTCAGCCACGACGAGTCCCCCGAGGCCGCGGCCTCGCCGCCGCCTCCGGCGGTCGAGGGGGAGAGGGTCCGGGTCTGA